One genomic region from Sulfuriflexus mobilis encodes:
- the dsbD gene encoding protein-disulfide reductase DsbD, which yields MKKLLLLLGTLLISQLAFAIAEDELLPPEQAFSVNARAIDANTIEVEWKAAEGYYLYHDKFNFQSETPGIDLGTAQIPPGKKKFGLRADGTEGELEVYRHKVAITLPLKRSDAASQNSLRLSVGSQGCADVGVCYPPRRQTVLLNLPAATLVSKNVTGLQSLTSLGNSLGLGSAEREFLPPDEAFAFSAHINETGNIIADWQIAEGYYLYRDKFAFSTDSAGMQVGNVSLPAGEMHHGILPSGGEGDVEVYMHGVQVAVPVLRSNAAGKVINLTAKFQGCADAGICYPPMKKTVSLELPAGLASSSQGSASADTSSTVSSTKDEPVAEQDRLAHLLTNKPVLAVLLFFVFGIGLALTPCVFPMIPILSSIIVGQGEGITTRKAFTLSLVYVLAMAVTYTTGGIIAGMFGENLQAAFQNAWIISGFVGIFVVLSLSMFGFYDLQLPSALQSKLTEISNKQEGGTLIGVAIMGFLSALIVGPCVAAPLAGALLVIGQTGDPVLGGFALFSLSMGMGAPLLAIGVSAGKFLPRAGDWMKPIKAVFGVALLAVGIWMLERIIPAEVTNTLWAVLLIISAVYMGALSHLPVEADGWSKLWKGIGLVGLIYGVMLLIGVASGNTDMMQPLRSSNTVIMGGSATAMEHKVFDKVNNNAELDVAIKKASSEGKAVFLDFYADWCVECIRMEKSTFAKPEVQALFADMVLLKADVTDNNDEHKAMLKRFGLIGPPAMMVFGKDGMERRNYRMIGFYPPEEFVPHVRQALQ from the coding sequence ATGAAAAAACTACTACTCCTGCTCGGCACCCTGCTTATCAGTCAGCTGGCCTTTGCCATTGCTGAAGATGAACTCCTGCCCCCGGAACAGGCGTTTAGTGTTAACGCCCGCGCCATTGACGCCAACACCATCGAGGTTGAATGGAAAGCGGCTGAGGGTTACTACCTCTACCACGACAAATTCAATTTCCAGTCAGAAACCCCCGGCATTGATCTGGGCACGGCACAAATTCCACCAGGCAAAAAGAAGTTTGGCCTGCGTGCCGACGGTACCGAGGGCGAACTGGAGGTCTACCGTCACAAGGTAGCGATCACCCTGCCGCTGAAACGCAGCGATGCCGCCAGCCAGAACAGCCTGCGCCTGAGCGTCGGTTCCCAGGGCTGTGCCGATGTGGGTGTCTGCTACCCACCCCGTCGCCAAACTGTTTTACTCAACCTGCCCGCAGCCACGCTTGTATCAAAAAACGTTACAGGCCTGCAGTCATTAACCTCACTCGGTAACAGTCTGGGTCTGGGCAGCGCCGAGCGCGAGTTCCTGCCCCCCGATGAGGCCTTTGCCTTTAGTGCCCACATAAATGAAACCGGCAACATCATTGCCGACTGGCAGATCGCAGAGGGTTATTACCTGTACCGTGACAAGTTTGCCTTCAGTACCGACAGCGCCGGCATGCAAGTCGGTAATGTCAGCCTGCCCGCGGGTGAAATGCACCACGGTATTCTGCCTAGCGGTGGCGAAGGTGACGTTGAGGTTTATATGCACGGTGTGCAGGTCGCCGTGCCCGTGCTACGAAGTAATGCCGCAGGCAAAGTAATTAACCTGACTGCCAAGTTCCAGGGTTGTGCCGATGCCGGTATATGTTATCCACCGATGAAGAAAACGGTGAGCCTCGAGTTACCCGCCGGTCTTGCCAGTAGCTCTCAAGGCAGTGCGTCAGCAGATACCAGCTCAACTGTCTCGTCAACCAAAGACGAGCCTGTTGCCGAACAAGATCGGCTTGCGCACCTGCTTACCAACAAGCCTGTGCTTGCGGTGTTATTGTTCTTCGTCTTCGGTATCGGACTAGCACTAACACCCTGTGTCTTCCCGATGATACCTATCCTGTCCAGTATCATTGTTGGCCAGGGCGAAGGCATTACCACGCGCAAGGCCTTCACCTTATCACTTGTCTACGTTTTAGCTATGGCGGTTACCTACACAACTGGCGGTATTATTGCCGGCATGTTTGGTGAAAACCTGCAGGCCGCCTTCCAGAATGCCTGGATCATCAGTGGTTTTGTCGGCATCTTCGTCGTCTTGTCGCTGTCGATGTTCGGTTTCTATGACCTGCAACTGCCCTCCGCCCTGCAGAGCAAACTCACCGAGATCAGCAACAAGCAGGAAGGCGGTACACTCATCGGTGTTGCTATCATGGGTTTCCTCTCGGCCTTGATCGTCGGCCCTTGTGTCGCCGCACCACTGGCCGGTGCACTGCTTGTCATCGGTCAGACTGGTGACCCAGTTCTAGGAGGCTTTGCCTTGTTCTCATTGTCGATGGGTATGGGTGCACCGCTTCTCGCTATCGGTGTCTCGGCCGGTAAATTCCTGCCACGCGCCGGTGACTGGATGAAACCGATCAAGGCCGTGTTCGGCGTAGCCCTGCTGGCCGTGGGTATCTGGATGCTGGAACGCATTATCCCGGCAGAAGTCACCAATACGCTCTGGGCCGTGTTGCTCATCATCTCTGCCGTTTATATGGGTGCACTCAGCCACCTACCGGTAGAGGCTGATGGATGGAGCAAACTTTGGAAAGGCATAGGACTGGTCGGTCTGATCTATGGTGTTATGTTGTTGATTGGTGTAGCCAGTGGCAATACCGACATGATGCAACCACTGCGTTCTTCTAACACCGTGATCATGGGAGGTAGTGCAACGGCCATGGAGCATAAAGTCTTCGACAAGGTAAATAATAATGCTGAACTCGATGTCGCGATCAAGAAGGCCAGTAGTGAGGGTAAGGCGGTGTTCCTCGACTTCTATGCCGACTGGTGCGTCGAATGTATCCGCATGGAAAAATCGACCTTTGCCAAACCAGAGGTACAAGCCCTGTTTGCCGACATGGTTCTGCTCAAGGCCGACGTTACCGACAATAATGATGAACACAAGGCGATGCTTAAACGCTTTGGTTTAATAGGCCCGCCGGCGATGATGGTGTTTGGCAAGGATGGCATGGAAAGGCGTAACTATCGCATGATCGGTTTCTATCCACCGGAAGAATTTGTGCCACACGTACGCCAAGCCTTGCAGTAG
- a CDS encoding TlpA disulfide reductase family protein, translated as MKKLSLVSLGLLAVLLSACGENKNANTENPPAKTVTSSISIIGSPRPGFALPDTEGTPHHIKEWDGKVLVINFWATWCPPCRKEMPAFIALQEQYGAQGLQFIGVAIDEADKVIDFMDTYGVNYPMLLGDLAAIDVGKQYGNRFGALPYTVIVDRQGMIAFTRRGELEKHDAEAEIKKLL; from the coding sequence GTGAAAAAACTCAGCCTCGTCAGCCTTGGATTACTGGCAGTATTACTCAGTGCTTGTGGTGAGAACAAGAATGCAAATACTGAAAACCCACCAGCCAAAACAGTAACCAGCAGCATAAGCATTATCGGCAGCCCACGCCCCGGGTTTGCCCTGCCTGATACCGAGGGTACACCACACCATATTAAAGAATGGGATGGCAAGGTGCTCGTGATCAACTTCTGGGCGACCTGGTGCCCGCCCTGTCGCAAAGAGATGCCAGCCTTTATCGCCTTACAGGAACAATATGGCGCACAGGGCCTGCAGTTTATCGGCGTCGCCATCGATGAGGCCGACAAGGTCATCGACTTCATGGATACCTATGGTGTGAACTACCCGATGCTGCTTGGTGATCTGGCCGCCATCGATGTGGGCAAACAATATGGCAATCGCTTCGGCGCGCTGCCCTATACCGTGATCGTCGACCGCCAGGGCATGATCGCCTTTACCCGCCGTGGAGAGCTTGAAAAACACGACGCCGAGGCCGAGATCAAAAAACTACTCTAG
- the aroQ gene encoding type II 3-dehydroquinate dehydratase, whose translation MAKLLLLNGPNLNLLGTREPAIYGATTLKDIETRLTELATGAGHKLDCLQSNAEHELVNRVQQAQQEGVAFIIINPAAFTHTSVALRDAIAGVAIPFIELHLSNVHAREEFRRESYFSDLAVGVITGLGAQGYELALQAAIARVE comes from the coding sequence ATGGCAAAACTATTACTCCTGAATGGCCCGAATCTGAACCTGCTCGGCACCCGTGAGCCGGCGATCTATGGTGCCACTACGCTCAAGGATATCGAGACCCGCCTGACCGAACTGGCCACCGGGGCCGGCCATAAACTCGACTGCCTGCAGAGTAATGCCGAGCATGAGCTCGTCAACCGCGTACAACAGGCACAGCAGGAAGGCGTCGCCTTTATCATTATTAACCCGGCCGCCTTTACGCATACGAGTGTCGCCCTGCGCGATGCCATCGCCGGGGTCGCCATCCCGTTTATCGAATTACACCTGTCCAACGTCCACGCCCGTGAGGAGTTTCGCCGCGAGTCCTACTTCTCGGACCTCGCCGTCGGTGTCATCACGGGGCTTGGCGCACAGGGTTATGAACTTGCACTGCAGGCGGCCATCGCCCGCGTTGAATAA
- the accB gene encoding acetyl-CoA carboxylase biotin carboxyl carrier protein, producing the protein MDIRKVKKLIELLEESGIAEIEIKEGEESVRISRHGQAPAYAAPMPAPVAAAPIAAPAAAAAAAPAEASSLPTGHQVLSPMVGTFYRSPSPGTPEFVKVGQSVSVGDTLCIIEAMKILNQIEADKSGVVKAILAENGQPVEYDEPLFIIE; encoded by the coding sequence ATGGATATTCGCAAAGTAAAAAAACTCATTGAACTGCTTGAAGAGTCCGGCATTGCCGAGATTGAGATCAAGGAAGGTGAAGAGTCCGTACGCATCAGTCGCCACGGCCAGGCCCCTGCCTATGCCGCGCCGATGCCGGCACCGGTTGCCGCGGCGCCGATAGCCGCACCGGCCGCAGCAGCTGCCGCTGCCCCTGCCGAGGCAAGCAGTTTGCCGACAGGCCACCAGGTCTTGTCACCAATGGTCGGAACCTTCTACCGTTCACCTTCCCCCGGTACGCCAGAGTTTGTAAAGGTCGGACAGAGTGTTAGCGTCGGCGATACCCTCTGTATCATCGAGGCGATGAAGATCCTGAACCAGATCGAGGCTGACAAGTCAGGTGTGGTCAAGGCCATCCTTGCCGAAAACGGCCAGCCTGTCGAATACGACGAGCCATTGTTCATCATTGAGTAA
- the accC gene encoding acetyl-CoA carboxylase biotin carboxylase subunit, whose amino-acid sequence MFEKIVIANRGEIALRILRACREMGIKTVAVYSSADRDLKHVRLADEAVCIGPPPSADSYLNVPAIISAAEVTDAMAIHPGYGFLAENADFAERVEQSGFTFIGPKPHSIRTMGDKIAAIEAMNAAGIPCVPGSDGPITEDDSNVLEVARQIGYPVIIKAAGGGGGRGMRVVHSEAALLNAISLTRSEARAAFSNDIVYMEKFLGDPRHIEIQVLSDSHGNAIHLGERDCSMQRRHQKVVEEAPGPGITAEQRKFIGERCAEACRSTGYLGAGTFEFLFENGEFYFIEMNTRVQVEHPVTEMITGVDIVKEQIRIAAGEKLGYKQEDIVLRGHSIECRINAEDPKTFMPSPGTINNYHAPGGPGVRVDSHIYNGYRVPPNYDSMIAKIITHGDTRDIAIARMRGALSELVVDGIKTNAPLQLDILADSAFQAGGTNIHFLEKKLGL is encoded by the coding sequence ATGTTTGAAAAAATTGTTATCGCCAACCGCGGAGAGATCGCGTTGCGTATCCTGCGCGCCTGCCGTGAAATGGGCATCAAGACCGTTGCCGTGTATTCATCTGCCGACCGTGACCTGAAGCACGTGCGCCTGGCCGACGAGGCCGTCTGTATCGGTCCGCCCCCATCAGCCGACAGTTACCTGAATGTCCCTGCCATCATCAGTGCCGCCGAGGTGACTGATGCCATGGCGATTCACCCGGGTTATGGCTTCCTCGCCGAAAACGCCGACTTTGCCGAACGTGTCGAACAGAGTGGCTTTACCTTTATCGGTCCGAAGCCACACTCGATTCGCACCATGGGCGATAAAATCGCCGCTATCGAGGCCATGAACGCTGCCGGTATCCCCTGTGTACCAGGCTCCGATGGCCCAATTACCGAGGATGACAGCAACGTGTTAGAGGTAGCCCGCCAGATTGGTTATCCTGTCATCATCAAGGCCGCCGGTGGTGGTGGTGGACGTGGTATGCGCGTCGTGCACAGCGAGGCCGCACTGCTGAACGCAATTTCACTGACCCGCAGCGAGGCGCGCGCCGCCTTTAGCAACGATATCGTCTATATGGAAAAATTCCTCGGCGACCCGCGCCACATTGAGATCCAGGTTCTATCCGACTCGCATGGTAACGCCATCCATCTCGGTGAACGTGACTGCTCCATGCAGCGTCGCCATCAGAAGGTCGTTGAAGAAGCACCGGGTCCGGGGATTACCGCGGAGCAACGCAAGTTCATCGGTGAGCGTTGTGCTGAAGCCTGCCGCTCAACCGGTTACCTCGGTGCCGGGACCTTCGAGTTCCTGTTCGAAAACGGCGAATTCTACTTTATCGAAATGAACACACGCGTGCAGGTGGAGCACCCGGTTACCGAAATGATCACCGGTGTCGACATCGTCAAGGAACAGATCCGCATCGCCGCCGGTGAGAAACTTGGTTATAAACAGGAAGACATTGTCCTGCGTGGTCACTCGATCGAGTGCCGTATCAATGCCGAGGACCCGAAGACCTTCATGCCGTCACCGGGTACGATCAATAACTACCATGCCCCGGGCGGGCCGGGTGTGCGCGTTGATTCACACATCTATAACGGCTATCGCGTGCCACCGAATTACGATTCGATGATCGCCAAGATCATCACCCACGGTGATACCCGTGATATCGCCATCGCCCGCATGCGAGGAGCCCTGAGCGAACTGGTCGTCGATGGCATCAAGACCAACGCACCGCTGCAACTCGACATCCTCGCCGACAGCGCCTTCCAGGCCGGCGGCACGAATATCCACTTCCTCGAGAAAAAGTTAGGCTTGTAA
- the prmA gene encoding 50S ribosomal protein L11 methyltransferase produces MPWLRFTLRTDNAHADAVIEALEAAGAQAVTLVDAEDQPLFEPGPGETPMWTELEATGLFEADIDTKALRQQLATQIPETILATQRLEPLEDKDWSRVWMDDYQPMRFGQRLWIVPSWCEAPEAEAVNILLDPGLAFGTGTHPTTALCMAWLDAQDLQDKTVLDYGCGSGILGVAAAKLGAKSVTAIDIDPQALLATRSNAERNGVSDKIRTGLPHELHDDERFDVVLANILAGPLVELAPSLCQALRPGGLIALSGILQEQAMAVREAYTAYCDMDEPVTEGDWFRLSGTKRS; encoded by the coding sequence ATGCCATGGTTACGTTTCACACTCCGCACCGATAACGCCCACGCCGATGCCGTGATCGAAGCGCTTGAGGCCGCCGGTGCGCAGGCCGTGACACTCGTCGATGCCGAAGACCAACCCCTGTTTGAACCCGGCCCGGGCGAGACACCGATGTGGACCGAACTCGAGGCCACCGGCCTGTTCGAGGCCGACATCGATACAAAGGCCCTGCGCCAGCAACTCGCGACACAGATACCGGAAACCATCCTCGCCACGCAGCGCCTCGAACCGCTCGAGGATAAGGACTGGTCGCGCGTCTGGATGGACGACTACCAGCCGATGCGTTTTGGCCAGCGGCTGTGGATCGTGCCGAGCTGGTGCGAGGCCCCGGAAGCAGAGGCCGTCAACATCCTACTCGACCCCGGCCTGGCCTTCGGTACCGGCACCCATCCGACCACGGCCCTGTGCATGGCCTGGCTGGATGCACAGGACCTGCAAGACAAGACCGTGCTCGATTACGGTTGTGGCTCCGGCATCCTCGGCGTCGCCGCCGCCAAGCTCGGTGCCAAAAGCGTTACCGCCATCGATATCGACCCGCAGGCCCTGCTTGCCACACGCAGTAACGCTGAACGCAACGGGGTCAGTGACAAGATCCGCACCGGTCTGCCGCACGAACTGCATGATGATGAACGCTTTGATGTTGTGCTGGCCAACATCCTCGCCGGCCCGCTCGTCGAGCTGGCGCCGAGCCTCTGCCAGGCCCTGCGACCCGGCGGCTTAATAGCACTATCCGGCATCTTGCAAGAACAGGCCATGGCGGTACGCGAGGCCTACACCGCTTACTGTGACATGGACGAGCCCGTCACTGAGGGTGACTGGTTTCGTCTAAGCGGGACCAAAAGATCCTAA
- a CDS encoding DUF3426 domain-containing protein — MMQTQCPQCHTAFRVSEEQLELAGGRVRCGQCLHVFVAREHFIDTLPAKTIDLISADEITLPDIETDNQLVEVELEGIELEQPEELVLTELDVPEIEIPSLDALDDHAEQPLETEAASTEPPAEDATETLAKAPADTSTGIGGVESTPPTDAVAGLPPAINTAWLGHYAANEEYQPDELAAGEIQTGQTVEVAEATQGQQAATAATDITEPSGPDETIPLLTETYDAAQLYPELSAAPMPVRTAHTGLYSLAILALLVTFLLQATYVLRDTLAEQPALRPFMSDFCAVLDCRLSLPREPEKILLTRSEVRSHPAQRGALLVKASMQNRAHFRQPYPVLRLQFTDLDGRALVGRDFLPREYLPDDVNIQAGMPINSDVNLSLELVDPGGQAVSFNFNLL, encoded by the coding sequence ATGATGCAGACCCAATGTCCACAATGCCACACCGCCTTTCGCGTCAGTGAAGAACAGCTTGAACTCGCCGGGGGGCGGGTCCGCTGTGGCCAGTGCCTGCATGTGTTTGTCGCCCGTGAGCACTTTATCGACACGCTGCCCGCGAAAACTATTGATCTTATTAGCGCGGATGAAATCACCCTCCCCGATATTGAGACCGACAACCAGCTTGTCGAGGTCGAGCTTGAGGGCATCGAACTCGAACAACCTGAGGAACTGGTCCTTACCGAATTAGACGTCCCTGAGATCGAAATACCCTCTCTCGACGCACTAGATGACCATGCCGAACAACCGCTAGAAACAGAAGCCGCCAGCACCGAGCCCCCGGCCGAGGATGCAACCGAGACACTGGCGAAAGCCCCAGCGGATACCTCGACTGGCATAGGGGGCGTTGAAAGTACTCCGCCTACTGACGCCGTAGCCGGCCTCCCGCCGGCCATCAATACGGCATGGTTGGGACATTATGCGGCCAATGAGGAATACCAGCCGGACGAGCTTGCCGCAGGAGAAATTCAGACTGGCCAAACGGTAGAAGTCGCCGAGGCTACACAAGGGCAGCAGGCGGCAACAGCGGCGACTGATATCACTGAACCCAGCGGCCCGGATGAAACCATACCGCTACTCACCGAAACCTATGATGCCGCGCAGCTCTACCCCGAGCTGAGCGCCGCGCCGATGCCCGTGCGGACGGCGCATACCGGACTCTACAGTCTCGCCATTCTTGCCCTGCTGGTGACTTTTCTTCTGCAAGCAACCTACGTCCTGCGCGATACCCTGGCCGAACAGCCGGCACTGCGACCCTTCATGAGCGATTTCTGCGCGGTTCTTGACTGCCGGCTCAGCCTGCCGCGTGAGCCGGAAAAGATCCTCCTCACACGTAGCGAGGTGCGCAGTCACCCGGCCCAGCGCGGCGCGTTGCTGGTCAAGGCAAGCATGCAGAACCGGGCCCACTTCCGCCAACCCTACCCTGTCCTGCGCCTGCAGTTCACTGACCTCGATGGCCGCGCCCTGGTCGGTCGCGATTTTCTACCCCGTGAATACCTGCCGGATGATGTGAATATTCAGGCCGGTATGCCCATCAATAGTGATGTCAACCTATCGCTGGAACTCGTCGATCCCGGCGGCCAGGCGGTCAGTTTCAACTTTAACCTGTTATAA
- the dusB gene encoding tRNA dihydrouridine synthase DusB: MQIGPYHISNRLVVAPMAGVTDRPFRQLCKRLGAGMAVSEMVSSNSLLWGSEKTKRRANHDGETDPRSVQIAGAVPAMMAEAARHNADNGAQLIDINMGCPAKKVCNVMAGSALLQNERLVGDILEAVVNAVDIPVTLKIRTGWDRDNRNAVNIARIAELAGIQALAIHGRTRADAYKGEAEYDTIAEVKSRIAIPVIANGDINTPEKARHVLDYTGADAVMIGRAAQGRPWIFREIDHYLNTGSLLAEPSLTEIRDILIEHLDNLYAFYGEYTGVRMARKHISWYSKGQTHGAAFRDAVNRIETLDDQLHMVHEFFAELIDKQELAA, encoded by the coding sequence ATGCAAATCGGGCCTTACCACATCAGTAATCGTCTCGTCGTCGCACCGATGGCCGGCGTCACCGATCGCCCGTTCCGCCAGTTGTGCAAACGCCTCGGTGCTGGCATGGCCGTCTCCGAAATGGTCTCCTCGAACTCCCTGCTCTGGGGCAGCGAAAAGACCAAGCGCCGTGCCAACCACGATGGCGAAACCGACCCCAGATCAGTACAGATCGCCGGCGCCGTGCCGGCCATGATGGCCGAGGCCGCCAGGCACAATGCTGATAATGGTGCCCAGCTCATCGATATCAATATGGGCTGCCCGGCGAAGAAGGTCTGCAACGTCATGGCCGGTTCGGCCCTGCTGCAGAACGAGCGCCTGGTCGGCGACATCCTTGAGGCCGTGGTCAATGCCGTTGATATCCCGGTAACCCTGAAGATTCGTACCGGCTGGGACCGTGACAATCGCAACGCCGTCAACATCGCCCGCATTGCCGAACTGGCCGGTATCCAGGCGCTGGCCATCCATGGTCGCACCCGCGCCGATGCCTACAAGGGCGAGGCCGAATACGACACCATCGCCGAGGTTAAAAGCCGTATTGCGATCCCGGTAATCGCCAATGGCGATATCAACACGCCCGAGAAGGCCCGGCACGTGCTCGACTACACGGGTGCCGATGCCGTTATGATCGGTCGTGCCGCCCAGGGTCGGCCGTGGATCTTCCGCGAGATCGACCACTACCTGAACACCGGTTCACTGCTGGCCGAACCTAGCCTAACCGAGATCCGCGATATCCTTATTGAACACCTCGATAACCTGTACGCCTTCTACGGTGAATACACCGGCGTACGCATGGCGCGTAAGCACATCTCCTGGTACAGCAAGGGCCAGACCCACGGTGCTGCCTTCCGCGATGCTGTTAACCGTATCGAAACGCTTGATGATCAACTTCACATGGTCCATGAGTTCTTTGCCGAGCTCATCGACAAACAGGAACTTGCTGCATGA
- the fis gene encoding DNA-binding transcriptional regulator Fis, with product MSTTAEAAVLETLFQVSAEKSHRPLRECIATALEEYFRHLDGHEPDDLYQLVLQEMEEPLLRAVLDYTRSNQSRAAIMLGLNRGTLRKKMKQYNLD from the coding sequence ATGAGTACTACTGCCGAAGCCGCCGTGCTTGAAACCTTGTTTCAGGTCAGCGCCGAAAAGAGCCACCGCCCCTTACGCGAGTGTATCGCCACTGCCCTGGAAGAATATTTTCGTCACCTCGACGGCCATGAGCCGGATGACCTGTATCAACTGGTCCTGCAGGAAATGGAAGAACCCCTGTTGCGTGCCGTACTCGATTACACGCGCAGCAACCAGAGCCGCGCTGCCATAATGCTCGGCCTGAACCGCGGTACCCTGCGCAAGAAAATGAAACAGTACAATCTCGACTAA
- the purH gene encoding bifunctional phosphoribosylaminoimidazolecarboxamide formyltransferase/IMP cyclohydrolase — translation MSAIRRALLSVSDKTGIVEFAQSLRDSGVEILSTGGTAKLLADNGITVIEVSDYTGFPEMMDGRVKTLHPKVHGGLLGRRGIDDAVMAEHDIPPIDMVVVNLYPFQETIARPDCDLPMAIENIDIGGPTMLRSAAKNHKDVTVIVNADDYARVLEEMAANNGAVSDATRFDLAVKVFEHTSNYDGAIANYLGERTEPGEQDFPRTCNLQFQKVQAMRYGENPHQSAAFYVEAGSKEASISTARQLQGKELSYNNIGDTDAALECVKQYSDGPACVIVKHANPCGVAIGGSLLEAYDRAYSTDPESAFGGIIAFNQALDAETASAIVERQFVEVIIAPSVSPEAIEVVASKKNVRLLECGQWSNEPAARFDYKRVNGGLLVQGADLALYDDLKVVSKRAPTEQEMLDLLFSWKVAKFVKSNAIVYGLNNMTIGVGAGQMSRVNSARIAAIKAEQAGLEVKGSVMASDAFFPFRDGLDQAASVGIRAVIQPGGSMRDDEVIAAADEHDIAMVFTGMRHFRH, via the coding sequence ATGTCTGCTATTCGTCGCGCCCTGCTCAGTGTCTCTGATAAAACCGGCATTGTTGAATTTGCCCAGTCCCTGAGAGATTCAGGTGTAGAAATTCTCTCCACCGGCGGCACTGCCAAGTTACTGGCCGACAATGGCATTACGGTTATCGAAGTCTCCGACTACACCGGCTTTCCGGAGATGATGGACGGTCGCGTCAAAACCCTGCACCCGAAGGTACACGGTGGCCTGCTCGGTCGTCGCGGCATCGATGACGCGGTGATGGCCGAACACGATATCCCGCCCATCGATATGGTGGTTGTAAACCTGTACCCGTTCCAGGAAACCATTGCCCGTCCGGACTGCGACCTGCCGATGGCGATCGAAAACATCGACATCGGTGGCCCGACCATGTTGCGTTCGGCCGCGAAGAATCACAAAGACGTGACCGTAATCGTCAATGCCGATGACTATGCCCGCGTACTCGAAGAGATGGCCGCCAATAACGGTGCCGTCAGCGATGCAACACGCTTCGACCTCGCGGTTAAGGTTTTTGAACATACGTCAAACTATGATGGTGCGATCGCCAACTACCTCGGTGAGCGTACCGAACCTGGCGAACAAGACTTCCCGCGCACCTGCAACCTGCAGTTCCAGAAGGTACAGGCCATGCGTTACGGTGAGAACCCGCACCAGTCTGCGGCCTTCTATGTTGAGGCCGGTAGCAAGGAGGCCAGCATAAGCACGGCCAGACAGTTACAGGGCAAGGAACTCTCCTATAATAATATCGGTGATACCGATGCCGCGCTCGAGTGCGTCAAGCAATACAGCGACGGCCCGGCCTGTGTCATCGTCAAACATGCCAACCCCTGCGGAGTCGCCATTGGTGGCTCGCTGCTCGAGGCCTATGACCGCGCCTACAGCACCGACCCGGAATCGGCCTTCGGTGGCATCATTGCCTTCAACCAGGCCCTTGATGCCGAAACGGCCAGCGCGATTGTTGAACGTCAGTTTGTTGAGGTGATCATCGCACCGAGTGTCAGCCCGGAGGCGATTGAAGTCGTCGCCAGCAAGAAGAACGTCCGCCTGCTTGAGTGTGGCCAGTGGTCAAATGAACCCGCTGCGCGTTTCGATTACAAACGCGTTAACGGTGGCCTGCTGGTACAGGGTGCCGACCTCGCCCTCTATGATGACCTGAAGGTCGTCAGCAAACGCGCGCCGACCGAGCAGGAAATGCTCGACCTGTTGTTCAGCTGGAAGGTCGCCAAGTTTGTGAAGTCGAACGCGATCGTCTACGGCCTGAACAATATGACTATCGGTGTCGGTGCCGGCCAGATGAGCCGCGTCAATTCGGCCCGCATCGCCGCGATCAAAGCCGAACAGGCCGGGCTGGAGGTGAAGGGTTCGGTAATGGCCTCGGATGCCTTCTTCCCGTTCCGTGACGGACTCGACCAGGCGGCCTCGGTCGGTATACGTGCCGTCATCCAGCCGGGTGGCTCGATGCGTGACGATGAGGTCATTGCCGCCGCCGATGAACACGACATCGCCATGGTCTTCACCGGCATGCGGCACTTTAGACATTGA